A portion of the Leptospira licerasiae serovar Varillal str. VAR 010 genome contains these proteins:
- a CDS encoding sigma-54-dependent transcriptional regulator: MRIFIVDDEPEIRKSLQDILEDENYEAEQFSSGKNFLKHLKIERPSLVLLDVWLGKEDGLIILDEIKKIYPTVPVVMISGHGTIELAVQATKKGALNFLEKPLSIEKVLEAVEEALVYSEKSESPEIKLESDEILGNSPAIQKVKFSIAQAAATNARVFIYGENGTGKELVARTIFKNSKRKDQPFVEVNCAALPEELIESELFGYVKGAFTGATDTRIGKFEAANGGTLFLDEICDMSLSTQAKVLRILQEQRFEKLGSTEQVSVDVRIIAATNIPVEEAIKEGKFREDLYYRLNVIPITIPPLRDRKSDIPLLVDHYVRQTISENNLSPKIIEKEAVSILENHFWPGNIRELKNVIERLCIMTVSDIIRAQDVKDSMTGFVKANDLAEKGDFKKAKEEFEKQYILKTLQTNEGNVSKTSKALGIERSHLYRKMKSLGIQAEDIHD, encoded by the coding sequence ATGAGAATATTCATAGTAGATGACGAACCGGAAATCCGCAAATCCCTCCAAGATATTTTGGAAGATGAGAATTACGAAGCGGAACAATTTTCTTCCGGTAAAAATTTTCTAAAACATCTAAAGATAGAAAGACCAAGTCTTGTCCTACTAGATGTCTGGCTTGGAAAAGAGGACGGACTAATCATACTAGACGAGATCAAAAAGATCTATCCGACCGTTCCAGTAGTCATGATCTCCGGACATGGAACGATCGAACTCGCAGTACAAGCCACTAAAAAAGGCGCTCTTAACTTTTTGGAAAAACCGTTATCGATCGAAAAAGTTTTAGAAGCGGTAGAAGAAGCATTGGTATATTCCGAAAAATCCGAGTCTCCCGAGATCAAATTGGAATCTGATGAAATTTTAGGAAATTCCCCTGCGATCCAAAAAGTTAAATTTTCAATCGCACAAGCGGCAGCCACGAACGCTAGAGTTTTTATTTATGGGGAGAATGGAACAGGAAAGGAATTGGTCGCTAGAACCATATTCAAAAATTCTAAAAGAAAGGACCAACCGTTCGTGGAAGTCAACTGTGCCGCTCTTCCGGAAGAATTGATAGAATCCGAACTTTTCGGCTATGTAAAAGGAGCATTCACAGGTGCGACAGATACAAGGATCGGAAAATTTGAGGCTGCTAACGGCGGCACCTTATTTTTGGATGAGATTTGCGATATGTCCTTGTCCACCCAGGCAAAAGTGCTTAGAATTTTGCAGGAGCAAAGATTCGAAAAGTTGGGAAGTACTGAACAAGTATCCGTGGATGTTCGGATTATAGCGGCGACAAATATCCCGGTGGAAGAAGCAATCAAAGAAGGAAAGTTTAGAGAAGACCTATATTATAGATTGAATGTGATCCCGATCACAATCCCTCCACTAAGAGATCGAAAATCCGATATTCCACTTTTAGTAGATCACTATGTACGACAAACGATCTCGGAAAATAATTTATCTCCGAAAATTATAGAAAAAGAAGCGGTTTCCATTTTAGAAAACCATTTCTGGCCAGGGAATATCAGAGAATTAAAGAACGTAATCGAAAGACTTTGTATCATGACAGTAAGCGATATCATCCGCGCGCAAGATGTGAAAGATTCTATGACCGGTTTCGTAAAAGCGAACGATCTGGCAGAAAAAGGTGATTTCAAAAAGGCAAAAGAAGAATTCGAAAAACAATATATTCTAAAAACATTGCAGACAAACGAAGGAAACGTTTCCAAAACCTCCAAAGCACTCGGAATAGAAAGATCCCACTTATATAGAAAAATGAAATCCTTGGGAATACAGGCGGAGGACATCCATGACTAA
- a CDS encoding LptA/OstA family protein, with protein MKRILVPFYLLFLLPSHLGSHSRPPLLFSAETLDPKSFQGIGEVDPKRKESFPTFWGANALTQEDREVQGLKVTIFSLEGGAWIQHKKVKLGANRIEVYGKEAYKAFLKNGVHIEDQENGTVMRAGVGEYDKYSEMVYIKERPRLSFRDKTGKTTVISAKQIDRELNTKITKLHGGVIVNHPEVTIFCAEAVFKESEHLITTDPNPILISKNRYLSGKKLSFYTNESRILLEENTVLFQSSEETKKDPEGNEKKQTVLTILKGDKIESRPNEENDRTVLISGNATVLRKDMKITSDNIESVGKDSSIIRARKNIKVHDRENNLLLSGNVFDYFRKENYLHLTDEGKMEFLDKNSSQVTSTITAQEFERFLDQKETVIRGNIWIKSKSTEAQGEYATYFENDESVLLEGNPRINRSGKILRAGKIVFYPREGRSILTEGVHLGN; from the coding sequence ATGAAACGAATCCTAGTCCCTTTCTATTTATTATTTTTACTCCCATCACATCTGGGATCTCACTCCAGACCTCCACTTCTATTTTCAGCGGAGACATTAGATCCTAAAAGTTTTCAAGGGATAGGAGAAGTGGACCCAAAACGTAAAGAAAGTTTTCCGACTTTCTGGGGGGCAAACGCACTTACCCAAGAAGACAGAGAAGTCCAAGGACTCAAAGTAACCATATTCAGTTTGGAAGGCGGAGCCTGGATCCAACATAAAAAAGTGAAATTGGGCGCCAACCGTATAGAAGTTTACGGAAAAGAAGCATATAAGGCTTTTTTAAAGAACGGAGTACATATAGAAGACCAGGAAAACGGAACAGTAATGAGAGCAGGAGTAGGAGAATACGATAAATACTCCGAAATGGTCTATATCAAAGAAAGACCTAGATTAAGTTTCCGAGATAAAACAGGCAAAACAACAGTCATTTCCGCAAAACAGATCGATAGGGAATTGAATACCAAAATCACAAAATTACACGGTGGAGTGATCGTAAATCATCCGGAAGTCACCATCTTCTGCGCGGAAGCCGTTTTTAAAGAATCGGAACATCTGATCACTACGGACCCGAACCCGATCCTGATTTCCAAGAATAGATATTTGAGCGGGAAAAAGTTATCCTTTTACACAAATGAAAGTAGGATACTTTTAGAAGAAAACACCGTCTTATTCCAATCTTCAGAAGAGACAAAAAAAGATCCGGAAGGAAACGAAAAAAAACAAACTGTTCTCACCATCCTAAAAGGGGATAAAATAGAAAGTCGTCCCAACGAAGAGAATGATCGTACAGTGCTCATCAGTGGAAATGCAACAGTTCTAAGAAAAGACATGAAGATCACTTCGGATAATATCGAATCCGTAGGAAAAGATTCGAGTATCATCAGAGCAAGAAAGAACATCAAGGTACACGACAGAGAGAATAATTTACTTCTTTCAGGTAATGTATTCGATTATTTCCGAAAAGAGAACTATCTGCATCTGACAGACGAAGGTAAAATGGAATTTTTAGATAAAAATTCGAGTCAGGTCACAAGCACGATCACTGCTCAGGAATTCGAACGATTTTTGGACCAAAAAGAAACAGTCATCCGAGGAAATATCTGGATCAAATCCAAGTCCACTGAGGCGCAAGGGGAATACGCCACTTATTTTGAAAACGACGAATCCGTACTTTTAGAGGGGAATCCCAGGATTAATCGAAGTGGTAAGATCTTAAGAGCGGGAAAAATCGTCTTTTATCCAAGAGAAGGAAGATCAATTCTGACAGAAGGAGTCCATTTAGGAAATTAG
- a CDS encoding HPr family phosphocarrier protein produces the protein MKEIHLKINENGAGMHARPASVFVNCAAKYPCEVLVSKDGVEVNGKSIMGLMMLALAPGAEFSIKTEGAQEEEAANALAKLVEGDFAI, from the coding sequence TTGAAAGAAATCCACCTCAAAATTAACGAAAACGGCGCAGGGATGCATGCTCGTCCCGCCTCAGTCTTTGTGAATTGCGCGGCAAAATATCCCTGCGAAGTTCTGGTCTCCAAAGACGGAGTGGAAGTGAACGGTAAAAGTATCATGGGACTCATGATGTTGGCATTAGCGCCAGGTGCAGAATTTTCCATCAAAACAGAAGGCGCTCAGGAAGAGGAAGCAGCCAATGCATTAGCCAAATTAGTGGAAGGCGATTTTGCGATATGA
- the lptB gene encoding LPS export ABC transporter ATP-binding protein yields the protein MGQRIRCQNLIKIYNKRKVVDGVSFDVRKGEVVGLLGPNGAGKTTSFYMSVGFVKPDSGHVFIDDQDVTDAPMHTRAKLGVGYLAQEASIFRKLTVAENLEAILETLNIPRSEIIRRRDELLLELQIMRVANQKGFTLSGGERRRCEIARALVTNPDFILLDEPFAGVDPIAVKDIQTVINSLKKKGLGILITDHNVRETLKITDRAYIMHSGRILIAGTPKELVNDKEAKRMYLGEDFKL from the coding sequence ATGGGACAAAGGATCCGATGCCAAAACTTAATCAAAATATACAATAAGCGTAAGGTTGTAGACGGAGTTAGTTTCGATGTTCGCAAAGGAGAAGTAGTAGGTCTACTCGGCCCGAACGGTGCCGGAAAAACTACTTCTTTTTATATGTCTGTCGGTTTCGTAAAACCGGATTCGGGTCATGTATTCATAGACGACCAAGATGTTACGGATGCTCCTATGCATACTAGAGCAAAACTTGGAGTAGGTTATCTTGCACAAGAAGCTTCCATATTCCGTAAACTTACTGTCGCGGAAAATCTGGAAGCAATCTTAGAAACTCTCAACATTCCTAGATCGGAAATCATTCGTAGAAGAGACGAACTGCTATTAGAATTACAAATTATGAGAGTAGCCAACCAAAAAGGTTTTACTCTTTCTGGCGGGGAAAGAAGAAGATGCGAAATCGCTCGAGCCTTAGTCACAAATCCGGATTTTATCCTTCTTGACGAGCCGTTCGCAGGGGTCGACCCTATAGCAGTAAAAGATATTCAAACCGTTATAAATAGTTTAAAGAAGAAGGGACTGGGCATCTTAATCACCGACCATAATGTTCGAGAAACATTAAAGATCACGGATAGAGCGTATATCATGCATAGCGGTCGGATCTTAATTGCGGGAACTCCTAAAGAACTCGTAAACGACAAAGAAGCAAAGAGAATGTATCTAGGAGAGGACTTCAAGCTGTGA
- the hprK gene encoding HPr(Ser) kinase/phosphatase has protein sequence MSVPGINVSNILKDHPELGLKLIAGENGLQNRIHSSEINRPGLSLTGFYESFAHDRIQIFGKGEWAYITSKEGEDLEKLAADFFHFHLNCIIFTHGNVPPPIFVEYCDRLNIPLLGSDVSTHKFITLISQILDRSLAPRTMRHGVLIEVFGIGILLSGKSGVGKSETALELIERGHRLVADDMVEIRRLSESYLIGTCSDLLRHHMEIRGLGILNIKDIFGIGSVRDHKLIELIIHLEEWTEEKEFDRTGLENRTEEVLGVNIPLIKLPVRPGRNIPIIVETAAMNQRLKKLGKNAAAEFSQKLNIYLQQGKVERNPPQN, from the coding sequence ATGTCCGTTCCCGGAATTAATGTTTCTAATATTCTAAAAGACCATCCTGAGTTAGGTTTAAAACTGATAGCAGGAGAGAACGGTCTCCAAAATCGGATCCATAGTTCCGAGATCAATAGGCCCGGTCTTTCGCTCACAGGTTTTTACGAAAGTTTTGCACACGATCGTATCCAAATTTTCGGAAAAGGTGAATGGGCTTATATCACTTCCAAAGAAGGCGAGGACCTCGAAAAACTCGCAGCCGATTTTTTTCATTTTCATTTGAATTGTATCATATTCACTCATGGAAATGTTCCTCCTCCTATTTTTGTGGAGTATTGCGACCGACTGAATATTCCACTTTTGGGTTCGGATGTTTCTACTCATAAATTCATTACGCTTATATCTCAGATCTTGGACAGAAGTCTCGCTCCGAGAACCATGAGACATGGAGTTCTAATCGAGGTATTCGGAATTGGAATACTTCTCTCCGGAAAAAGTGGTGTGGGGAAAAGTGAAACAGCGTTAGAACTCATAGAAAGAGGTCACCGTTTAGTTGCGGACGATATGGTAGAGATCAGAAGACTTTCCGAAAGTTATCTGATAGGTACTTGCTCGGACCTTTTGCGCCATCATATGGAGATCAGAGGATTAGGAATTCTGAATATAAAGGATATATTCGGGATCGGATCCGTTCGAGATCATAAATTAATAGAGCTCATCATCCACTTGGAAGAATGGACGGAAGAGAAAGAATTCGATCGAACAGGACTCGAAAACAGAACGGAAGAAGTCCTAGGCGTTAATATTCCTTTGATCAAACTTCCAGTTCGACCCGGTAGAAATATTCCAATCATCGTAGAAACTGCCGCAATGAACCAAAGATTGAAAAAACTTGGGAAGAATGCAGCGGCGGAATTCAGCCAAAAATTAAATATTTATTTGCAGCAAGGAAAAGTTGAAAGAAATCCACCTCAAAATTAA
- the priA gene encoding replication restart helicase PriA → MIQYAELAFDLPILEDTFTYEVPPDTQIGMRVEAKLRGRKEEGIVLSLHHNEPSYEVLQVDRVIDKTPVINEEQIRLAYWVKEQYLASLGECIHKMIPSGRRHSKVKLNENIVATEPFPLNEEQEAAYQNIKADFGKDSIHLLFGITGSGKTEVYLHLIRDILQNSNKGVLLLVPEIGLTYHIIRKLEAVFPGEIALLHSALKVSERFKAYTDLLQGKKRIAVGTRSAVFAPVANLGLVIIDEEHDGSFKEHSTPRYHARQVALQRCRKNKAVLVLGSATPSLEVYHLAKTGKIGLQILTKRPGTAKPPTVRIEENKKDARLIGSELTFAIKQRLDRKEQVILLLNRRGYSPLIYSEKEKAYIPCPNCTSHLCYHKKGTVICHLCGFSDSLQRLESKLGEKLVMMGTGTQKLEEFLLETFPGAKVERLDQDSIQDKSVLTDVIGRLVDGEIDILTGTQMISKGLDAARVTLVGVLNAGIGLGLPDFRAGERVFSLLTQVAGRAGRSDLAGEVLIETNTVDHPIIRMALDQDYIRFYESEIKTREELFYPPFSRLVRILSRSKDENLSLKTIEEVHQVLKKYLPEPNTVVLGPAPCPFYKIDANFRNHILIKTTVQNKWREILKKEIRPLKISKNVYLELDFDPLDLV, encoded by the coding sequence TTGATCCAATACGCAGAACTAGCCTTCGATCTTCCTATCTTAGAAGACACATTCACATACGAGGTCCCTCCGGACACCCAGATAGGGATGAGGGTAGAAGCCAAACTTAGGGGAAGAAAAGAAGAAGGGATCGTATTATCCTTACATCATAATGAACCAAGCTACGAAGTATTGCAGGTAGATAGGGTCATTGACAAAACCCCGGTCATCAACGAAGAACAGATCCGACTCGCATATTGGGTAAAAGAACAATATCTGGCCTCTCTTGGGGAATGTATCCACAAGATGATCCCCTCAGGGAGAAGACATTCCAAAGTAAAACTAAACGAGAATATTGTAGCCACAGAGCCCTTTCCATTAAACGAAGAACAAGAAGCCGCATATCAAAATATCAAAGCGGATTTTGGTAAAGATTCCATACATCTTCTATTTGGGATTACTGGAAGCGGAAAAACGGAAGTATATCTTCACCTGATCCGAGACATTCTACAAAACTCAAACAAAGGAGTTTTACTCTTAGTTCCTGAGATAGGTTTGACGTATCACATTATCCGAAAATTAGAAGCGGTCTTTCCGGGTGAGATCGCATTACTTCATTCCGCTTTGAAAGTTTCCGAAAGATTCAAGGCATATACGGACCTTCTACAAGGTAAAAAAAGGATCGCAGTAGGTACAAGATCTGCAGTATTCGCCCCGGTCGCGAATTTGGGGTTAGTCATAATAGACGAAGAGCATGACGGTTCTTTTAAAGAACATTCTACTCCTAGATACCATGCAAGACAGGTAGCATTACAACGTTGCAGAAAGAACAAAGCGGTTTTAGTACTCGGATCGGCGACTCCTTCTTTAGAAGTGTATCATCTTGCCAAAACGGGAAAAATCGGACTACAAATCCTGACCAAAAGACCGGGGACCGCAAAGCCGCCTACAGTTCGGATCGAAGAAAATAAAAAGGACGCCAGATTGATCGGCTCGGAACTTACGTTTGCGATCAAACAAAGATTGGATAGAAAAGAACAGGTTATTCTTCTTTTAAACAGAAGAGGATACAGTCCACTCATCTATTCGGAAAAAGAAAAAGCTTATATACCTTGTCCGAATTGTACATCTCATCTATGTTATCATAAAAAAGGTACCGTTATCTGTCACCTCTGCGGTTTTTCGGATTCTCTCCAAAGATTAGAATCCAAGCTGGGAGAAAAATTAGTTATGATGGGGACCGGCACCCAAAAACTGGAAGAATTCCTTTTAGAAACTTTCCCCGGCGCAAAAGTAGAACGCCTAGACCAGGATTCTATCCAAGATAAAAGTGTTCTTACGGATGTGATCGGAAGATTGGTTGATGGAGAGATAGATATACTCACCGGGACCCAAATGATCTCTAAAGGACTCGATGCGGCAAGAGTCACTCTAGTAGGAGTTTTGAATGCAGGGATTGGCCTAGGGTTACCGGATTTTAGAGCAGGAGAAAGAGTATTCTCTCTTTTGACGCAGGTGGCGGGAAGAGCGGGGCGATCCGATCTAGCGGGAGAAGTTTTGATCGAAACAAATACGGTAGATCATCCGATCATTCGAATGGCATTGGACCAAGACTATATTCGATTTTACGAATCGGAGATAAAAACTAGAGAAGAACTTTTTTATCCCCCATTCTCTCGTTTGGTTCGTATCTTATCCAGATCTAAAGACGAAAATCTTTCCCTCAAAACGATTGAAGAAGTTCACCAAGTTTTAAAAAAATATCTTCCTGAGCCGAATACCGTAGTATTGGGCCCGGCTCCTTGTCCTTTTTATAAAATAGATGCAAATTTCAGAAATCATATACTGATCAAAACGACTGTGCAAAACAAATGGAGAGAGATCCTAAAAAAAGAGATCCGACCTCTTAAAATTTCTAAAAACGTTTACCTGGAATTGGATTTTGATCCATTGGATCTTGTCTGA
- the lptC gene encoding LPS export ABC transporter periplasmic protein LptC — protein MYFRILTLLKIDPETARKYGPGLGVGIGILLLILFFYSGGKSDAKYTRVEEEKEKGSTVSFKNFAKDQYDENGTILWKLKAEEAYLYADEKRYVLYGINFDQYENGKFKSRLTGEKGEINQITKQMKLTGNILLKTEEHRTLRAKSLDYNDETKELTSNEEVVIDANGTHIRGVGLRADKDLNKFTILKPSAITQGGSNPLSSSPKEK, from the coding sequence TTGTATTTCCGCATACTCACTTTACTCAAAATAGACCCGGAAACCGCTAGGAAATACGGTCCGGGCCTAGGAGTAGGGATCGGAATTCTTCTATTGATCCTTTTTTTCTATTCAGGCGGAAAATCGGACGCTAAATACACTCGTGTAGAAGAAGAAAAAGAAAAAGGTTCCACTGTTTCTTTCAAAAATTTCGCAAAAGACCAATACGACGAGAACGGCACTATATTATGGAAATTGAAAGCGGAAGAAGCTTATCTCTACGCTGACGAAAAAAGGTACGTTCTATACGGCATCAATTTCGACCAATATGAGAATGGAAAATTCAAGTCCAGACTTACCGGCGAAAAAGGTGAGATCAATCAAATCACAAAGCAGATGAAACTCACAGGTAATATTCTTCTTAAAACGGAAGAACATAGGACTCTGAGAGCAAAATCGTTGGATTATAACGACGAGACCAAAGAACTCACTTCGAACGAAGAAGTTGTAATCGATGCAAATGGAACTCATATCAGAGGAGTCGGGCTTCGAGCCGACAAGGATCTGAATAAATTTACAATTTTAAAACCGAGTGCGATCACACAAGGCGGTTCTAATCCGCTATCTTCTTCCCCTAAAGAAAAATGA
- the rpoN gene encoding RNA polymerase factor sigma-54, translated as MNLNHQLVQKQTQKLVMTQDLRQSIELLPLSTLELADRISAELVENPMLEEEPGSERSKSPELYSVDDLKRKEKNDFLKNSDQGWQDSFSLDKPQYRGTDASDRNQKYIESSPNAQSLSDHLLWQLRISSLKGKEMEIAEILISMLDDRGFISQTQAELAAEIGVSVKIIKKVLEQIHQLDPLGIGAGSIQETLYIQAKILKPEDKNLHDLILNYLKDLEKLDYKGISKKMGLPVESIESMAAEIKKLEPFPATLYTPQKPDYIVPDVIIREIEGEFSILLNDEWLPKLKINKEYKGMLKKGAGAKDSDKEYISTKLNSAEWLIRSVNQRRQTLYRVVSAIIELQTEFFRKGVRFLKPLTLKDIAERLDLHESTVSRITSNKYVQTSWGILELKWFFSSGLKSKSSEGGMESSKTIHDIIRNLVKEEDPENPLSDQDIVEKIESKGIEIARRTVAKYRKILKILPSNQRKKVKSLEAR; from the coding sequence GTGAATCTGAATCATCAGTTAGTACAGAAGCAGACACAAAAGCTTGTAATGACGCAGGACTTGCGTCAGTCGATCGAGCTTTTGCCTTTGTCTACACTGGAACTTGCTGATAGGATCAGCGCCGAGCTGGTGGAAAATCCGATGTTGGAAGAGGAGCCCGGCTCGGAAAGAAGTAAAAGTCCGGAACTCTATTCAGTAGATGATCTAAAAAGAAAAGAGAAGAATGATTTTCTTAAAAATTCTGACCAAGGTTGGCAGGATTCTTTTAGCTTAGACAAACCTCAGTATCGAGGAACCGACGCTTCCGACAGAAACCAAAAATATATCGAATCCTCTCCTAACGCACAATCTCTTTCCGATCATTTACTTTGGCAGCTTAGGATCTCCTCATTAAAAGGAAAAGAAATGGAGATCGCTGAAATTTTGATCTCCATGCTGGACGATCGAGGATTTATTTCGCAAACTCAAGCAGAACTTGCAGCCGAAATCGGGGTTTCCGTCAAGATCATTAAAAAAGTCTTAGAGCAGATCCATCAGCTCGATCCACTCGGAATAGGCGCAGGAAGCATTCAAGAAACGTTATATATCCAAGCAAAGATCCTAAAACCGGAAGATAAAAATCTACACGATCTCATCTTAAATTATCTAAAAGACCTGGAAAAATTGGATTACAAGGGAATTTCCAAAAAAATGGGACTCCCGGTCGAATCCATAGAGTCAATGGCGGCAGAGATAAAAAAACTCGAACCGTTTCCCGCAACGTTATACACTCCGCAAAAACCGGATTATATAGTTCCGGATGTGATCATCCGAGAAATAGAAGGTGAGTTCAGTATTCTACTGAACGACGAATGGCTTCCTAAATTAAAAATTAATAAAGAATATAAAGGAATGCTCAAAAAAGGAGCCGGTGCAAAAGATTCGGATAAGGAATATATTTCCACTAAACTAAATTCCGCAGAATGGCTGATCCGATCCGTAAACCAAAGAAGACAAACATTATACAGAGTTGTCTCCGCAATCATAGAACTACAGACCGAGTTTTTCCGTAAAGGTGTTAGATTTCTAAAACCACTCACTTTAAAAGATATCGCAGAAAGATTGGATCTCCACGAATCCACGGTTTCCCGTATCACCTCCAATAAGTATGTACAAACTTCCTGGGGAATTTTGGAATTAAAATGGTTCTTCTCCTCCGGATTAAAATCAAAAAGTTCCGAAGGTGGAATGGAATCGTCCAAAACAATTCATGATATTATACGCAATTTAGTCAAAGAAGAAGATCCAGAAAATCCGCTCTCTGACCAAGACATAGTGGAAAAAATAGAAAGTAAAGGGATAGAGATCGCCAGAAGAACAGTGGCAAAATACCGTAAGATCCTAAAAATTTTACCGTCCAACCAAAGAAAAAAAGTAAAATCTCTGGAAGCAAGGTAA
- a CDS encoding LIC_11548 family sensor histidine kinase: MEEENRYYLRDLLILSGVISIAILAAELIHFRNSENLDIVDRILIYVYYTVPLVVLFLIISYFYRNRRNLETGRLKSSIRYRLSLSFLFIAMLPSFPVFLLTSNVIGRVFEGFYGLDIAQALEAGDHFVKKELDLEKNNLLEKAKLFRNLVQRQNPNPNLLTNRANELDLISNPNYYVGWYENNIPALENRSLKLSVSPQEFTNFGTEGISEKLALNQNLGFYLLKIDSLNPSKFLILGKRVFQGEESKAYSFINTRKNYITADLAKEKLPYEVRLTITLLTVFAFLLSIFFSLVFARKISRPIIDLANATQKVSLGDTDINLPLTEGGEIGALVESFNQMVKDLKSKNEELMHTQRIAAWKEVAQRMAHEIKNPLTPIQLSAERIRRKLNSEVPKEFQEIVTKGSETIVGQVKILEHLVNEFSEFARMPAPRLINQHLEPVVLESAKLFEHTPGIQIELNFAKNLPEIFLDKKLFLGIMNNLFKNAVEAIEKRRQRGDSSFSQGKIRISTVLEKRIMRRSVVLLVEDNGIGVSPEYKSKVFEPYYSTKEEHVSGIGLAIVQKTVIDHNGHISMDSSELGGCKFRIELPVA; the protein is encoded by the coding sequence ATCGAGGAGGAGAATCGATACTATCTTCGAGATCTTCTGATTTTATCCGGAGTCATTTCAATAGCAATACTCGCCGCCGAACTCATTCATTTTAGGAATTCGGAAAATTTAGATATAGTAGATAGGATACTTATCTATGTATATTATACAGTCCCATTAGTCGTACTATTCCTGATCATTTCCTATTTTTATAGGAATCGCAGGAATTTAGAAACAGGAAGGCTCAAAAGTTCCATTCGTTACAGACTTTCTCTTTCCTTTTTATTCATCGCAATGCTTCCTTCTTTTCCGGTATTCTTACTTACTTCCAATGTGATCGGAAGAGTATTCGAGGGATTTTACGGTTTAGACATCGCTCAGGCCTTGGAAGCAGGAGATCATTTTGTCAAAAAGGAACTGGATCTTGAAAAGAATAATCTATTAGAAAAAGCTAAATTATTCAGAAATCTTGTCCAAAGACAAAATCCGAACCCGAATTTGCTTACAAATCGGGCTAATGAATTGGATCTGATCTCCAATCCGAATTACTATGTTGGTTGGTATGAAAATAACATCCCGGCTCTCGAAAATAGATCCTTAAAATTGTCAGTTTCGCCTCAGGAATTTACGAACTTCGGAACGGAAGGTATTTCCGAAAAATTGGCACTAAACCAGAACCTAGGATTTTATCTACTCAAAATAGACTCTTTAAATCCTTCAAAATTCCTTATATTAGGAAAACGTGTATTTCAAGGAGAAGAATCCAAGGCATATTCTTTTATCAATACCAGAAAGAATTATATCACTGCCGACTTGGCCAAGGAAAAACTTCCTTATGAAGTACGGCTTACGATCACACTTCTAACCGTATTCGCATTTTTACTTTCCATCTTCTTTTCACTCGTATTCGCTCGGAAAATTTCAAGACCAATCATAGATCTAGCAAACGCTACTCAAAAAGTTTCCTTGGGAGATACCGACATTAATCTTCCCCTAACGGAAGGAGGGGAAATCGGGGCATTAGTGGAATCTTTTAACCAAATGGTGAAAGATCTTAAATCCAAAAACGAAGAACTAATGCATACGCAAAGGATTGCCGCTTGGAAAGAAGTTGCCCAGAGAATGGCTCACGAGATCAAAAATCCACTCACTCCGATCCAACTCTCTGCAGAAAGAATACGCAGAAAACTAAACTCGGAAGTTCCTAAAGAATTCCAAGAGATCGTTACAAAAGGAAGCGAAACCATAGTCGGTCAGGTAAAGATCCTGGAACATTTGGTAAACGAATTCTCCGAGTTCGCAAGGATGCCTGCACCTAGATTAATCAACCAACATCTGGAACCGGTGGTATTGGAAAGTGCAAAACTATTCGAACATACGCCCGGCATCCAAATAGAACTCAACTTTGCTAAAAATTTGCCTGAAATCTTTTTGGACAAAAAACTGTTTTTAGGGATCATGAACAATCTTTTCAAAAATGCGGTGGAAGCCATAGAAAAGAGAAGACAAAGAGGAGACTCCAGTTTCTCCCAAGGAAAAATCAGGATTTCCACCGTTTTAGAAAAAAGGATCATGAGACGTTCAGTGGTTTTACTTGTGGAAGATAACGGGATCGGAGTCTCTCCCGAATATAAATCCAAAGTTTTTGAACCGTATTACTCCACAAAGGAAGAACATGTTTCCGGGATAGGACTCGCAATCGTCCAAAAAACGGTAATCGATCATAATGGTCATATTTCGATGGACTCTTCCGAATTGGGCGGATGTAAATTCAGGATAGAACTTCCGGTAGCTTAG